The genomic region aataCGCTTGACACTAAAGTTCGTTGAGCACCACATTCTGTCAGCTTATTTGTTGGCCCTCGTTGAtgtttgatatatttttaaatacttcaaaatAATCTTAATAAAGCTAATAACTATATTAGAACTGGTTGCTGTTACATAAAACAATTAATGGGCGGTGATGCtggatatacgagtatattcttGACCTGATATATGTTGGTCCACCTCGTTGCGGCAAAGTAAGGCTGTCATAGAAACTAAGTTTTTTCCCCAGAATAGTCGGATGTATTAGGTGGGTATTTTTAAGGGTTTAGGTGGGTTTCAAAAGCTCAAAATAggtacatttttatgaatttttttttatttaatcaacagaatatttcattccatcaatttaacacataaaagatacatattttaaaagtagtttgcgaatttttcattgaaaaattttgcaaattaagGCGTGGACACGTCGTCTCCTATGACCCCTCAAAAAAAAGTTCTCTCGGCGTAGTCAGGATAACTCATGACAGATTcatctgaaattcaaaaacaaaaaattttctgttagtAGATGTTTCAAactcgtgcttggacgaaggaaaaaaaaaaacaaaaattacatttttggcggcgttgaaaacaaaaaacccttATTTTGAGTAGAATTTGCACCCTTCATGCCCTTGAAAAATTActtggaatagaaaaaaaaaattccttcgttcaagcacgagataatgttattccaaagatgtgtgcaaaatttgaacaaaatcgcttcataacttttcgagaaatcgtgtccaccgacttaaaaaatcgagttttgagataaacgcgtttaaaaacgaaacgctgcactgacatggcctgatgggcggaacttctgaagggtctatctcgtagaattttactcggattaatttgaaattttaggagaatattttaaacatattatactatttaataagacaaaaaaaaaaaataaatcgattttttgaaattttgaaacccacctaaccccttattgtcttataaataaaatgtatatcaataaatcagttttaatttttttaatattataagaataacattaaataataatattaaaatatttttaatattaattttaaaactaagagGAAATTCACATGGAGTGAAAGtgataaataacataaaataaaattaatatagatTGACCTAATATGTAcatgcaaatatacatatatgctttttttatacctttttttggttttaagatTATCATGGTTCATTactagatttaaataaaaggtTATTCAAGATACAAATTTtcctacattttttatatgtaattttataagcCAGCATAGcgtaaaatacaataataacgaAATTTCGCACTGAAGTATTTTCTGAAAAACCATTGCATCACTATGAATGAAAATGTGTATCGGCTTGTTTAGTACGTTCACGTCTACCCATATATCACATGATAATTATAGCAAAGATCACAgctaaaatttacattttaagactgtttcaaaatgtttagaaaatatagaaattgaacataatacatatatttcaatcatatttatctatgtatatacatacatatgtacatgtatgtacatgttaAGATTATCAATTCGGTGGTCGCTTAAAAGGCGTCTATTGGAGGTTGTTAAGGTTATATTCGCCGACCTATTgacattttttgtattgtatgctATAGAAAATGGTTCTGATTATAATgccaacatttattttaaataagcgATACTGAAAATTTCCACACAAATTTAGGTAcgagttatatgtatgtaaaataagtaaaaaacaaagattCTACGAACGTCGAGGATTTATTATCAATTTGTAATCATAGGTGTGATAATGTGCAACAAAACTTatatgcaaaacaaataaaaagttacgAGATAATGAGAATGCAATTAGCTACTCGAAAGTCGATTTGTCAGAGTTGGCTGAAGACCTTAGGTGGCTACGACTGAAATACTTATTGAAAGTTTCTAAAAACACGATTTTGTAAACAAAACgctttgtaaaatttataatatttcttgTTGCGGCCAAATTACATAAAGATAAAAAATGGAAGTGCTGGTATTTGGTTCAGCGATAGTAGATTTCGTCgcgtaaaatatacatataataaatactaGTACAAAGAATTTTAACGCAAATCGCTTTCAGTTACACGGAACGTTTGCCAAAAGCTGGTGAGACACTGCATGGTCACACATTTTTGACGGGGTACGGTGGCAAGGGCGCAAATCAGTGTGTTGCTGCTGCACGGCTGGGAGCAAAATGTGCCATGATAGCAAAAGTGCGagaaaaatatgtgaatataCTGAATATCTTAGTATACATTAACTTAATTCATTATAGTTGGGAGATGATACTTGGGGTTCGAACTACTTAAAACAGCTACAGACAGAGAATGTGAATGTTGACCACGTGGAGCAGTGTAAAGGAGCAGTTAGcacttaatataaaatatattaaataataccaTAATCGTTCCATTATTACAGACAACTGGAATTGCACAGATAAGTGTTGCAGATAGCGGAGAAAACCATATAGTAATCGTTGTGGGGGCGAACAATTTGTTAAGTGGAGAAGatgtaaagaaagcaaaggcTTTGTTTGAAACTGCAAAAGTAGGTACACATTTCTCTAGTTTCCACAAATGTGTATTTTACTATATCTTTAGATATTAATATGCCAATTTGAGACACCTCTTAATGCAACATTGGACGCATTGCGCGCCTTCAAAGGCATATCCATATTGAATGCAGCTCCTGCGTTGGCAGAAACTCCATCGGATTTGATAAAAGCTGCTACAATCTTTTGTGTAAATGAAACCGAAGCAGCTTTGACAACGGGTTGTGGAGATATCTCTACTTTAGAGtaattatttttctgaaaacgGTGTACGCAGAATGGTGGCACCCGTTTCAGCCTTTATATAATGATTACGTCTATTTTCCTTTGTCCGCGACTCATTTAATATTGATTCCAGACATGCCAAAACAGCAATGAAGAAACTGCTTGAAATGGGTGCCAATAATGTTATAATCACATTGGGTTCTCTTGGTGCTGTTTACGTTAGAAGCGAAAACCCGCTTCAGTTTATACACGTACCAGCAATAAAAGTGACAAAAGTTGTGGATACAACTGGAGCCGGTGATGCTTTTATTGGGGCATTGGCCTTTAATATGGCTCGCTTCAGAGATTCTCCTTGGTACAATCTAATAGGAGCAGCCAATGAAGTTGCTGCATATTCTGTGCAACACCCGGGAACGCAAGCGAGTTTTCCGAAATCCGAGCAAATGCAACGCGTAACTGACTACACATGGCTAGAAATATAAATACCCGAACCAACAAACacgtttactttattttttatatttacaaaaatttattaaataaagtctaGTCTAGCTCGGCAATGTTTTAGTTTCGCTACAAGATTTTTTATAGAGGTTAACTAGAGTCATGTGCCATTTATGAAGGAAATGCACATTCTTATATTTCTACATATACAGTCGGTAGTATTATTTCTTCCCCGATTTCTTAATGCCTCCACCAACAAGTGGACCCTTTTGTGAAGCACGTTGCTTTGCTTGTTCTAAAGCCTTTTGAGCATCCTTCTGCTTCTGCTTGAAGGCCAACTCGTCATCGTCCAGCTCTTTCGACTCTTTCTTCGGTGCCTTTAGTGGTTTTTTCTTTCCACCCTCGCGACCAGACATTTTCTTTTAGCTTTtctaaaatgtataaataaatgaagtattcgttttcattagtCTGTAACGtttggtttcttttttgtaaacaatgagcgaaatttaatatcatattttacTTACTCGAACACACACgtttacaacagcaatattaatTGGTTATTTTAGCAAATACATATGCGATGTGACTGGCTTTTTGATATCGATATTTCACACCATATAGAGAATATATTCTTGGATATTtcacacaataaaaacaaaacctcAGATTAAGCCCATGTACTCACAG from Anastrepha obliqua isolate idAnaObli1 chromosome 2, idAnaObli1_1.0, whole genome shotgun sequence harbors:
- the LOC129238813 gene encoding ribokinase; this translates as MEVLVFGSAIVDFVAYTERLPKAGETLHGHTFLTGYGGKGANQCVAAARLGAKCAMIAKLGDDTWGSNYLKQLQTENVNVDHVEQCKGATTGIAQISVADSGENHIVIVVGANNLLSGEDVKKAKALFETAKILICQFETPLNATLDALRAFKGISILNAAPALAETPSDLIKAATIFCVNETEAALTTGCGDISTLEHAKTAMKKLLEMGANNVIITLGSLGAVYVRSENPLQFIHVPAIKVTKVVDTTGAGDAFIGALAFNMARFRDSPWYNLIGAANEVAAYSVQHPGTQASFPKSEQMQRVTDYTWLEI
- the LOC129238814 gene encoding translation machinery-associated protein 7 homolog, with product MSGREGGKKKPLKAPKKESKELDDDELAFKQKQKDAQKALEQAKQRASQKGPLVGGGIKKSGKK